The following proteins are encoded in a genomic region of Dyadobacter sp. UC 10:
- a CDS encoding ComEC/Rec2 family competence protein, protein MHIDFVLHCSTPHSKLMEVEQRIIEKKHGFAIYPSIFVKNFKTVGGERVFSNVKHLLFGDWIGLELENELPVYEVIEGKKYVKVHARNRSGYILPNQIQFDRILEVNFIDVGQGDGCHIVTPDDKHFIVDAGASDNMFRFLKWRFNRTRSLNGFPNFDVVISHSDSDHYGGFARIFADPDGNAVFKINKIFHNGIVEETGDYVNSLGTLIETEGRQYLTDLCENQDSFDSRVNSATNPGGYIALLKSCDAEKIGLNSNSGFLHQDERCNIEILGPVIKVIDGNQALPVFGDSAITKKGKTKNGHSIVLKLNIGKVRMLLGGDLNEPAEDYLLQSYTDVDIAMLREKLNDDDISGEDRRQALEQLNEGIDIAKRFFEVDIAKSCHHGSADFTSEFLRAVNPLATIISSGDNEPHSHPRPDTLGTIGKYSRGERSLIFSTELARSATEFIDLKKLKKKLEANPELTKERAVIVYGMINVRTDGKNIIIAQKLERPAPRGEWDIHKLVWNNASEEFRYVF, encoded by the coding sequence TTGCACATCGATTTTGTCCTACATTGCTCAACTCCTCACTCAAAACTCATGGAAGTAGAACAGAGAATAATTGAAAAAAAGCACGGCTTCGCTATATATCCGTCAATATTTGTTAAAAACTTCAAAACTGTCGGAGGTGAACGAGTGTTTTCCAATGTTAAACATCTTTTGTTTGGCGATTGGATCGGGCTGGAACTTGAAAACGAATTGCCGGTTTACGAAGTGATCGAAGGCAAGAAATACGTCAAAGTTCATGCCCGTAATCGTTCCGGCTACATCTTGCCAAATCAGATCCAGTTTGACCGTATCCTTGAAGTTAATTTTATTGACGTGGGGCAAGGGGATGGATGCCATATTGTTACCCCAGACGACAAACATTTTATCGTCGATGCAGGAGCTTCCGACAATATGTTCAGGTTTCTGAAATGGCGTTTTAACAGAACAAGGTCGCTTAACGGATTTCCAAATTTTGACGTCGTTATCTCCCATTCCGATTCAGACCATTATGGTGGCTTTGCGAGAATCTTTGCGGATCCCGATGGCAATGCAGTGTTTAAGATAAACAAGATCTTTCATAACGGAATCGTTGAAGAAACTGGTGATTATGTTAATTCTTTGGGTACATTGATCGAAACGGAAGGCAGGCAGTATTTGACTGATCTCTGTGAAAACCAGGATTCGTTTGATAGCCGTGTAAATAGTGCTACTAATCCCGGCGGCTATATTGCCCTGTTGAAAAGCTGCGACGCAGAGAAAATTGGGCTTAATTCCAATAGTGGGTTTCTACATCAGGATGAAAGGTGCAATATAGAAATCCTGGGGCCTGTCATCAAGGTTATCGATGGAAACCAGGCTCTGCCAGTATTTGGCGATTCCGCCATTACTAAAAAGGGTAAGACAAAAAATGGACATTCCATTGTTTTGAAACTGAATATTGGGAAAGTCCGAATGTTACTGGGAGGGGACTTAAATGAGCCAGCAGAAGATTATTTACTCCAAAGTTATACAGATGTGGACATCGCGATGCTGCGGGAAAAGCTTAACGACGATGACATATCCGGGGAGGATCGTCGTCAGGCGCTGGAACAGCTCAATGAAGGCATTGACATTGCGAAAAGATTTTTCGAAGTAGATATTGCAAAATCATGTCACCATGGTAGTGCGGACTTTACAAGTGAATTCCTGCGGGCGGTTAATCCACTAGCCACCATCATATCAAGTGGCGACAATGAGCCTCACTCACATCCGAGGCCAGATACGTTAGGGACCATCGGGAAGTACAGCAGAGGAGAAAGGTCTCTGATATTTTCGACCGAGCTGGCACGATCAGCAACTGAATTTATTGATCTTAAAAAATTGAAAAAGAAACTCGAAGCGAATCCAGAGCTCACGAAGGAACGTGCTGTAATTGTTTATGGGATGATTAATGTGCGTACCGATGGCAAAAATATTATTATCGCGCAAAAGTTGGAACGGCCGGCGCCAAGAGGTGAATGGGATATTCACAAGCTGGTATGGAACAATGCAAGCGAAGAATTTAGGTATGTTTTCTAG
- a CDS encoding DUF4123 domain-containing protein: protein MPTHLLLDAARMEEAMYPARSLNPVHSSLYRAREGQDEILPSVAPFLFTYPYRDDFAEFVLENGWGNSWGLWVESEADFEELYKHFRRFLMVETEEGQELYFRFYDPRVLRIFLPTCDLAQLQEFFGPVNQFIMEDEDPAFCVILSLWNNSLFVDRQDAAHIRYILDSQPGS from the coding sequence ATGCCTACCCACCTCCTCCTCGACGCAGCCCGAATGGAAGAAGCCATGTATCCGGCACGTAGCCTGAACCCGGTCCACTCGTCCCTGTACCGCGCTCGGGAAGGACAGGACGAGATACTGCCTTCGGTAGCGCCGTTTTTATTTACTTACCCTTATCGGGACGATTTTGCGGAATTTGTGCTTGAAAACGGCTGGGGGAATTCCTGGGGACTGTGGGTGGAAAGTGAAGCTGATTTCGAAGAATTATATAAACACTTTCGCCGTTTCCTGATGGTGGAAACAGAAGAAGGGCAGGAGCTTTATTTCAGGTTTTACGATCCCCGTGTGCTGCGCATTTTTCTGCCGACTTGTGATTTGGCTCAATTGCAGGAGTTTTTTGGACCGGTAAATCAGTTCATAATGGAGGACGAGGACCCTGCGTTTTGCGTCATTTTGTCGCTCTGGAACAACAGTCTTTTCGTCGACAGGCAGGACGCTGCTCACATCCGTTATATCCTCGACAGCCAACCGGGCAGCTAG
- a CDS encoding LysM peptidoglycan-binding domain-containing protein, with protein sequence MLNIAQVVKYKVKDGDTLESLANSHGMTWRELAKYNFGTVDPDEINELLHSQVGCIKKTKDNKKFIFTGEDKPGIIYIPKNLSQRTFEPNDAYTLVVEQLHKKKLIPSKVMVYFRPTSDWDGKFGFDWLRVNGDVIRDEIGYEWPIDGGYDVQKPGSTGLTKEQAFAAFKAEYTTIETDFVDKPEYSVPYLNLFRMAVQGLESAYTTIETDFVYKPEYFVPYLNLFPMGVEGLEAAPCTAELQIGIGIKDEEPSNIELEYDRNLFYIDKDILNDKAVSGKRASKDGSIKITCIHPFSTEQKIDVLAYPKTWQEGDPIPLAGRIIVCPNNDIKEIKLVLIKVKTKITYRTRIGSFDDIELARLKNTLFQALVVAHLEHYQEVKKERYLIDQVIDYVFSLDVDCLDLTEDPNFKVINDSPGKFIDPKSFWLNEDYPNKKYVDPEMFEYLRRAFAAKKGADKYAGYFLVFSFDEKTFDGAIGQIEVKNEVFLKNAVLFAARTPYTLAHEVLHGLGLRHTHKEADDEVPFEKFCPDQQAKYTFKYKTTDNVMSYSRNAFTTWRWQWKILQENSVKRE encoded by the coding sequence ATGCTGAATATTGCCCAAGTCGTCAAGTATAAGGTGAAAGATGGCGACACCTTGGAATCTCTGGCGAATTCTCATGGAATGACTTGGAGAGAGCTTGCGAAGTACAATTTTGGTACTGTTGATCCTGACGAGATTAATGAGCTTTTACATAGTCAGGTAGGATGCATCAAAAAAACAAAAGACAATAAAAAATTTATCTTCACCGGAGAGGATAAACCTGGCATCATCTATATTCCTAAAAATCTAAGTCAGCGAACCTTTGAACCTAATGATGCTTATACACTGGTTGTAGAGCAATTACATAAGAAAAAATTAATACCATCTAAGGTAATGGTCTATTTCAGGCCCACTTCTGATTGGGATGGTAAATTTGGATTTGATTGGCTACGCGTGAACGGCGACGTTATTCGTGATGAAATCGGCTATGAGTGGCCGATTGACGGGGGATATGATGTACAGAAACCAGGTTCAACGGGACTTACGAAAGAACAAGCTTTTGCGGCTTTCAAAGCCGAATATACAACCATTGAGACAGATTTCGTCGATAAACCGGAATATTCTGTGCCCTATCTGAATCTGTTTCGGATGGCCGTGCAGGGATTGGAATCCGCATATACAACCATTGAGACAGATTTCGTCTACAAACCGGAATATTTCGTACCCTATCTAAATTTATTTCCGATGGGCGTGGAGGGGTTGGAAGCCGCACCATGTACAGCCGAACTTCAAATTGGCATAGGAATTAAAGATGAGGAACCGTCGAACATAGAGTTGGAATATGACAGAAACTTATTTTACATTGATAAGGATATTTTGAACGATAAAGCCGTTAGCGGCAAAAGAGCTTCTAAGGATGGGTCAATCAAAATAACTTGTATTCATCCATTCAGTACCGAACAAAAAATAGATGTTTTGGCTTACCCCAAAACCTGGCAGGAGGGAGATCCTATCCCATTGGCAGGAAGGATAATTGTATGCCCAAACAACGATATTAAGGAGATTAAGCTAGTATTAATAAAGGTCAAAACAAAAATTACATACAGAACTAGAATTGGTAGTTTTGATGACATAGAATTGGCCAGGCTAAAGAACACTCTTTTTCAGGCGCTCGTAGTAGCTCATTTGGAACATTATCAGGAAGTTAAAAAAGAAAGGTACTTAATTGATCAGGTTATTGATTATGTTTTTTCATTGGATGTTGACTGCTTAGATCTGACGGAAGACCCTAATTTTAAGGTTATAAACGACTCTCCCGGAAAATTCATTGACCCTAAGTCATTCTGGTTAAATGAAGATTATCCAAATAAAAAGTACGTTGATCCTGAAATGTTTGAATATTTACGGCGTGCTTTCGCCGCGAAAAAAGGAGCAGACAAATATGCCGGATATTTTTTAGTTTTTTCATTTGATGAAAAAACTTTTGATGGCGCTATTGGACAAATAGAAGTGAAAAATGAGGTTTTTCTGAAAAACGCGGTGTTATTCGCCGCCCGGACTCCATATACCCTTGCTCACGAAGTTTTGCATGGGCTCGGTTTAAGACATACACATAAGGAAGCCGATGACGAGGTTCCCTTCGAAAAGTTTTGTCCTGATCAACAAGCGAAATACACTTTTAAGTACAAAACTACTGATAACGTCATGAGCTATAGCAGAAATGCATTCACTACTTGGCGCTGGCAATGGAAGATATTGCAAGAAAATTCAGTTAAAAGGGAATGA
- a CDS encoding carboxypeptidase-like regulatory domain-containing protein has translation MPIGSAIQSCPHDNYKQEQQQPDNKWIQFNIEDPKGWPVAGVTLKVKLSDGTIREAISDEDGIVYISNVPAGVCEIISNWKNFDVHSSVFIN, from the coding sequence ATGCCCATAGGAAGCGCAATACAGTCTTGTCCGCATGATAATTATAAGCAAGAGCAGCAGCAGCCGGACAACAAATGGATTCAATTTAATATTGAGGATCCAAAGGGTTGGCCGGTGGCCGGGGTTACATTAAAGGTAAAACTTTCAGATGGTACAATCAGAGAGGCTATCTCGGACGAAGATGGCATAGTTTACATAAGTAATGTTCCAGCAGGGGTGTGCGAAATCATATCTAATTGGAAAAATTTTGATGTTCATAGTAGTGTCTTTATAAATTAA
- a CDS encoding PAAR domain-containing protein, with the protein MGKPAARLGDMHVCPMVTGLVPHVGGPVAGPGVPTVLIGGMPAAVSGDMCVCTGPPDTIVLGSTGVFIGGKPAARMGDTCAHGGKIVVGLQTVLIGETYVGSGLAGAPPGALAVGLKNMAPEVANAVTQAVTMKKAADSGVPFCEKCNS; encoded by the coding sequence ATGGGAAAACCAGCAGCAAGATTAGGCGATATGCATGTCTGTCCGATGGTAACCGGGCTGGTGCCGCACGTCGGCGGTCCGGTCGCTGGGCCCGGTGTTCCGACGGTTCTGATTGGAGGAATGCCCGCGGCTGTTTCGGGCGATATGTGTGTATGTACCGGTCCGCCGGACACGATTGTGCTGGGTTCGACCGGTGTTTTTATAGGTGGAAAACCTGCGGCGAGGATGGGTGATACGTGTGCGCATGGCGGGAAGATAGTCGTGGGGTTGCAGACGGTTTTGATTGGGGAGACGTATGTTGGTAGTGGTTTGGCGGGGGCACCCCCGGGGGCTTTGGCGGTAGGATTAAAAAATATGGCTCCTGAGGTCGCGAACGCGGTTACACAGGCGGTAACCATGAAAAAGGCAGCCGATAGCGGCGTACCGTTTTGCGAAAAGTGTAATTCATAA
- a CDS encoding PKD domain-containing protein — protein sequence MRRILIQLLLLVSVVSCHMELPPQPVAKFTVSNDGCTAPCLVTFTSTSENAKSFEWDFNVAGEPLGVGATVTYKYMKGKRYAVKLIAKGKDGGSSGATQMVEVKPEPASLPEADFEYTLSDDGIAPSTVTFDNQSGNAVTYKWDFGDPNATSANPNTSTDQNPKHTYSAHGKYTVTLTAYNADGKSDTQQYTIEVKAEGPNANFTMDKTECEAPCEVSFTNGSINADTYSWDFGDNSGANNETSPKHSYNVPGTYTVVLTATGAGGSDKQTMTVTIRVKSVSAIQIKSEYNFPTDIVSDASGNIYVCGSTMGTTIFGNGITGSAGYISSRNTDFYVAKYSPSGECLWGNVYGSAGDDHASGITLDNASNVYVTGYVGGAPRITGFNFRGDRDGFVMKVNTNGGSGWFKSFGGPGNDRGRNLGFFQTSDGPRIYVTGIVTGDGRQSNIYFDTQQRSADGQDFFLVFYDTENGAVGQPAIGGGAGSQSVESMVIDDEGSAYLVGSFESSIQLNGSRSSFGQSDMFVVKWDKSFSTWLGLVNVGYEANDYGYDIVLDKDKNIYITGMTESTSSSGVFDILVTKLVDSRSGSIRPTWSQFGFGSGNDYAGGIEINTNGNLLVAGSFSGRGGYPRLDNAPFESEGSTDAIICELNKENGESTGNFKVRAGGKGEDRATRICVAPDGTVYNVGWFQGTAAFNGVELVNNGIMPNTYIAKYKY from the coding sequence ATGAGAAGAATTTTAATTCAGCTGTTATTATTGGTCAGTGTGGTGAGTTGTCATATGGAACTTCCCCCGCAGCCGGTGGCGAAATTTACTGTATCGAATGATGGTTGTACGGCCCCTTGCCTGGTGACATTTACAAGTACCTCTGAAAATGCGAAGAGCTTTGAATGGGATTTTAACGTCGCTGGTGAGCCGCTTGGTGTGGGCGCCACCGTGACCTATAAATATATGAAGGGAAAGAGATATGCTGTGAAGCTGATTGCCAAGGGTAAAGACGGAGGGAGTAGTGGGGCAACGCAAATGGTGGAAGTCAAACCCGAGCCTGCCTCGCTTCCGGAAGCTGATTTCGAATATACGCTGAGCGATGATGGAATTGCACCTTCAACAGTGACATTTGACAACCAATCGGGCAATGCAGTCACCTACAAGTGGGATTTTGGCGACCCCAATGCGACGTCTGCAAATCCGAACACGAGTACCGATCAAAACCCGAAACATACTTACAGCGCTCACGGGAAATATACGGTAACGCTGACAGCCTATAATGCAGACGGGAAGTCGGATACTCAGCAATACACTATCGAAGTGAAAGCCGAAGGCCCTAATGCGAATTTTACAATGGATAAAACTGAATGCGAGGCGCCTTGCGAAGTGAGTTTTACGAACGGCTCGATCAACGCTGATACCTATTCCTGGGACTTTGGGGATAATAGCGGGGCGAATAACGAGACCTCCCCGAAGCATAGTTATAATGTGCCCGGGACATATACGGTTGTCCTGACCGCCACCGGTGCAGGAGGAAGTGACAAGCAAACAATGACGGTGACAATCAGGGTGAAGTCAGTAAGTGCGATCCAAATTAAGAGTGAATATAATTTTCCTACTGACATTGTTTCTGATGCGAGCGGTAACATTTACGTGTGTGGGTCAACAATGGGAACGACGATTTTTGGTAATGGAATAACAGGATCAGCCGGGTATATCAGTTCGCGCAATACGGATTTCTATGTTGCGAAATATAGCCCGTCCGGCGAATGCCTCTGGGGTAACGTCTATGGAAGTGCAGGTGACGATCATGCGAGTGGCATTACGCTCGACAATGCCAGCAACGTTTATGTCACAGGTTATGTTGGCGGCGCACCCCGCATAACCGGTTTCAATTTTAGGGGAGATCGTGACGGGTTTGTCATGAAAGTGAACACGAACGGGGGATCTGGTTGGTTTAAGAGCTTTGGTGGTCCAGGGAACGATCGGGGACGTAACTTGGGCTTTTTTCAAACATCTGATGGACCCAGGATATATGTGACCGGAATAGTAACCGGTGATGGACGACAGAGTAATATCTATTTTGATACGCAGCAGCGGTCTGCCGATGGCCAGGACTTTTTTTTAGTTTTCTATGATACTGAGAACGGCGCGGTTGGACAGCCCGCAATTGGTGGCGGCGCTGGGTCGCAGTCAGTCGAGTCAATGGTCATTGACGATGAAGGAAGCGCATATCTCGTAGGCTCTTTTGAAAGTTCGATACAGTTGAATGGTTCTCGCAGCTCTTTTGGCCAATCCGATATGTTCGTGGTCAAATGGGACAAGTCCTTTTCAACGTGGCTAGGACTTGTTAATGTTGGTTATGAAGCTAATGATTATGGTTATGACATTGTTCTCGACAAAGACAAAAATATTTACATAACCGGAATGACCGAAAGTACTTCCTCATCAGGGGTATTTGATATTCTGGTGACAAAGTTAGTTGATAGCAGAAGTGGAAGTATCAGGCCAACGTGGAGTCAGTTTGGCTTTGGGTCGGGTAATGATTATGCCGGGGGTATTGAAATTAACACGAACGGAAATTTACTTGTCGCCGGTTCTTTTAGCGGGCGCGGTGGATATCCAAGATTAGATAATGCTCCATTCGAATCGGAAGGTTCAACCGATGCTATTATTTGCGAATTAAATAAGGAAAATGGGGAATCCACCGGCAATTTCAAAGTCAGGGCCGGAGGAAAGGGTGAAGATCGCGCAACTCGCATCTGTGTAGCTCCGGACGGCACAGTTTATAATGTTGGCTGGTTTCAAGGAACTGCTGCATTTAACGGCGTTGAACTGGTTAACAATGGTATCATGCCGAACACCTACATCGCCAAATACAAATACTGA
- a CDS encoding PKD domain-containing protein → MICKVVPIFVALITVACSMQEPAAPTARFEMMNASCKAPCQVNFKDMSENKGVYKWQYDWAFKDSTHFSSEQNPVLTFANAGKYRIVLTISNSKYGSSSTENTVTIIAPIVPKAEFTITGNNCQAPCEVSFTNISTNATSYKWEFGDSSAVNNEHSPRHKFNKAGIFKVMLTALNETVSDTATHIVTILAASKPIADFDIVLTDSTRTDSVVYSFVNKSKFASAYVWNFGDNSKPVVLDSPVHAYRRTDKDVPYTVSLTAISGVSTDEKKKTFSVKKK, encoded by the coding sequence ATGATCTGCAAAGTAGTACCCATATTCGTTGCTCTGATAACCGTAGCATGCTCCATGCAAGAGCCCGCTGCTCCGACAGCGCGTTTCGAAATGATGAATGCCAGCTGCAAGGCGCCATGTCAGGTCAACTTCAAGGACATGTCGGAAAATAAGGGTGTTTACAAGTGGCAGTACGATTGGGCTTTTAAGGATAGCACGCACTTTTCGTCCGAGCAGAATCCGGTTTTGACTTTCGCCAACGCAGGGAAATACCGGATCGTTTTGACCATTAGTAATTCTAAATACGGCAGCAGCAGCACGGAAAATACTGTAACTATCATAGCACCTATCGTTCCGAAAGCGGAATTTACTATTACGGGCAACAATTGTCAGGCGCCTTGTGAAGTAAGTTTTACGAACATCTCAACTAATGCAACGAGCTACAAATGGGAATTCGGCGACAGCAGCGCAGTGAACAATGAACATTCGCCCAGGCACAAATTCAATAAAGCAGGAATATTCAAAGTAATGTTGACAGCCCTCAACGAAACTGTATCTGACACCGCTACCCATATCGTGACCATTCTGGCAGCTTCTAAACCAATAGCCGATTTCGATATTGTACTGACTGACTCAACCCGAACCGACTCTGTCGTCTATTCATTTGTCAACAAGTCAAAGTTCGCTTCCGCTTACGTCTGGAATTTTGGAGATAACAGCAAGCCCGTCGTGCTTGATTCGCCCGTGCATGCCTATCGACGTACCGATAAAGATGTTCCTTACACCGTCTCACTTACCGCCATTTCAGGTGTTTCGACGGACGAAAAAAAGAAAACCTTTTCTGTCAAAAAGAAGTAG
- a CDS encoding OmpA family protein — translation MKQFLLLLLSLAACDVNALPQRLRIIGQTNDVRSGASVAGVSFYIEKENRRTLLSSTNEQGRFSLDLLSDATKLIIEKKGYRLISTGITTYRNKGNKVDFFVKIPLIPLDAQANDTPYMQSQQTQYTVENEQRKKTAIVRKFFVSDAISGSPVRNGTLCFEFTRNAKRECKQLSEETVMSFGESDIVGFTVSAEGYQEYTGNLILDKIDEKAGTYDIKLTPEITMLSLNISGNSMVASCKLTADSGNEIVLSPLDKMAYSALVHAGNYRLTVFDRKMALIHSEQVSVVKGLNFIGLVVGNRPVSVPETTVKKTETESVKAKGLDSLETLTIYFNQSDYTFKSDEKAKLDALAAWLKQHLNKKVRVVGHTDNVGSSKLNITLSEFRAKVIRHYLLSRKVSENQILWAGVGGKYPARKNDTEENKRLNRRVEISMLP, via the coding sequence ATGAAACAGTTTCTGCTTTTGTTGCTGAGTTTGGCAGCCTGCGACGTGAATGCGTTGCCTCAGCGGCTGCGTATTATCGGCCAGACCAATGATGTCCGGTCGGGTGCGAGCGTAGCAGGTGTTTCTTTTTATATCGAAAAAGAGAATCGGCGCACGTTGCTTTCATCAACAAACGAACAGGGACGGTTCAGTCTCGATTTACTTTCAGATGCAACAAAGCTCATTATAGAAAAGAAAGGTTACCGCCTGATCAGCACCGGTATTACTACATACAGAAATAAGGGAAACAAGGTCGACTTTTTTGTTAAAATACCATTGATACCACTTGATGCGCAGGCGAATGACACGCCTTATATGCAGAGCCAGCAAACGCAGTATACGGTTGAAAATGAGCAAAGGAAAAAGACTGCTATTGTGCGAAAATTCTTTGTTTCCGACGCAATCAGCGGTTCGCCGGTCAGAAATGGGACATTGTGTTTTGAGTTTACCAGAAATGCAAAAAGGGAATGCAAGCAGCTTTCGGAGGAAACGGTTATGTCTTTTGGCGAATCAGATATCGTAGGATTTACTGTTTCAGCCGAAGGTTATCAGGAATACACCGGCAACCTTATTCTCGATAAAATAGATGAAAAAGCAGGTACTTACGACATTAAACTGACACCGGAAATCACCATGCTTTCTTTAAATATCAGCGGAAATTCAATGGTTGCTTCGTGTAAACTTACAGCAGATTCGGGCAATGAAATTGTGTTGTCTCCTTTGGATAAGATGGCGTACTCGGCATTGGTGCACGCAGGCAACTATCGGCTTACAGTTTTTGACAGGAAAATGGCATTGATTCATTCAGAGCAGGTTTCTGTGGTAAAAGGACTGAATTTCATAGGGCTCGTAGTAGGAAACCGACCCGTCAGCGTTCCTGAAACCACAGTGAAAAAGACAGAAACTGAATCTGTGAAGGCAAAGGGGCTGGATTCTCTGGAAACGCTCACGATTTACTTTAATCAAAGCGATTACACCTTTAAATCAGATGAAAAGGCCAAGCTTGATGCGCTTGCAGCATGGTTGAAACAGCATCTCAACAAGAAAGTGCGGGTTGTAGGGCATACGGATAATGTCGGCAGCTCAAAGCTAAATATAACCCTTTCCGAATTTCGTGCGAAAGTGATTCGTCACTATCTACTGTCCAGAAAGGTGAGCGAAAATCAGATTTTATGGGCGGGAGTAGGAGGAAAGTACCCGGCAAGGAAAAATGATACAGAGGAAAACAAACGATTGAACAGGAGGGTGGAGATTTCAATGCTACCCTAA